The genomic region TGTGCGTCCAATACCGGACTGAATTCCAAAAATGAATTAGCCCATAACATtagaaatttaaataaaataaaaatataaatctcagtgtATGAAACTCAGAAAATGGctttaatgtccgaaacatgttgtgataaaataatttcaaagggtactgagatttatatttataggtatgttatttatattaaaagtggCCCTAAAGAAAAATACATTAGAAATTTGActgtaaataattatattcaaggtcatttctataatattcaattcttaTTGACCATATTgaattggtattattagttttctgtataaataaaaaaaataagagaaaaccATAGCCTTCTCATCTCAAATCAACTCACCGATTTTACTTGCTCCAATACCAGAGGTTGATTATCTTCTAATCTATCAAATTCCAATGTTGAAGTTGTTTCTCTGCTTTTGCAAATTGATTTCATGCATTCTGTTGAACGATGTCTGAAATATAAAAAGATCTTCATtcttcatcaattattgataagtTGGTAGTTCAGACACAACCTTACTCTAAACTCTAGACATGTTTCGCATcggaaaaatattttcgtaATATATAAACGAAGATTGTTATATATACGTAATTCAGaagattgttataaattttaaacaaatttcCGTTGAATAAACTTTAAACTGccgtttttttttaaatcaaatgTGAGATTAATTGGCAGTGGCATAAGAATAGACAAGCTATAATAGGAACACGATTGTAACTTCTTGTAGATTTTAGTAATGGTATGGTGGGCtacataaaaatagaattttgagcataaaatttgtaattttttatatcTAATAAGCAATTATTATGGAAAGGATAGTACTAGTTCAAATAGTACTAGCCGTTATTTAATTAGAATCCAATTGATGATTATTGGATTGAATAAGATCAGTAGTTATTAAACCTACCTTATTATTGCTACAataattgtgaataatattaAGTTCCATTTTTATACTAAtgcaataattttttaatacagAACTAGAATAGCTGgaaactcaatttttttcaaaatctattattgttttcaattttttaacgGCTAGTTAACTCAAATGTTccatttttaaatttgattgatactgtataaaattatgaaatgcataataatttattattgatttcagAAAATCATATCTTCATGAATCGCTGGTAAggtaattcaatttttttgtttattattttttacagcCATTCATGGTTAGTCAGCCAATATCATACTAATAAAGTTTGATACAgttaaaattatattgattatgaaaatcattgattatgattgaaattaTGTGTTAAATTGATTTTCTTTAAGTagattttctcacctctcaataCTTGACGAAGAATTTGGTTTCTTTTCTTCTAAACTTTGAGCAGCTGAATTCAGTGATTCAGCACTGAATATTTCGGCAATCGTTTTATTTGGTGAATGTAGTTTTTTGTTTAACTTATAAAGTGTGTTGATGCGCTTGAACCGCATGAGGTCTTCATCATCACATCGATTCTGTGGCCTGTTGATGTCTGGGGAGTCATCAGCATTTCCTATCGAACACTCAGGGAAAACAGAGTTCTCTACTGGAGGAGCATCACAAATTTGGGTTCTCTTGGAGGGCGATTGCTTGCTCTTTACTGGATCTCGAAGAAATGGATTCTGTGCAGGAATATATTCCAATTGACTTCCTCTGTAGTTCCTGTCCGACTCCTTTCGACTTTCAATGAAAACTGGTCTTTTTTGTACGGGTTGATTGGGATATCGACTCCTCTTGAAATCTGTCAACATTTTTCTACCCTCTGGTGTTTTGATAGTTCTGGTAGTGTTCGTCTTGAAGTTGGGTCTCGATTGAGTTGTAGAAAGCTTCACAAATCGTCTCTCAAGTTGCTTACTCCCCTCTGCAGTAGAACGTCTACCTACACCACTAGTAGAACTGCATGTAAACTTTGTGGTCAAAGTCTTTTCAGTTGTACTTTTCGCAGGTTTTTCTCCAGCTCTCGATTGAGTCGATTTTTTGCGACAGTCTGAAAATGAAACGATTTTTTTTCTAACTGTGTCAGAAATCAATCATTTACAAAGTATAAGTTTATGGATCTCACCGTAACTAGAATGTAGAGagataaagaaaaaagagaatgaTGGAatgttattctattatttataccgtaacaaaaaatattgacgaatgctctttcaatatttcaaataacattatAAAAAAGCAAATATTTGCATGTGCGGATGGAGGTTCTCGGAATGTACTAAAATTATTCCagaaagtttatttcaatacagTATGATTATTTCTTATCTGAAAAGacgagtatttttatttatttatttgatagattaaacaatacagtataatatatttcacTGAGAATGAGAAGATTGTGAGTAGTATTATTAAAAGTAATTCAGTAATATTCGAAAGCTCCATATTTGCGACCACAATAACTGTCTATTGTTATTGTAGCCGACTTACTTTTGTATTATGATGGAGCATAAACTTTTTTCCGAAGGTGATGCCTACATAAATTCTTGGCTTGTGCGTGGTTAAtgagaaggatgatgatgatgatgagagaagaGCGGACTTACAGTCTCAGGTGATTAGATTATTTACTATACAAGAATGCTTCCACACTCCACATCAAGTCATGTGCACCGGTATTGCAACAATTTCTGTAGAGAAAAGCCGCTGGTAACGATTGAATGAATATTGTCTCAGAATTCGGAAAAGTAATCACATAACTTTTAGATAGCGCAAGTCTTTATAATTTGATCTATTTTAATAGGATAAATGGCTaacattaaaatcaatattaaacaCATGATAGGCAAAACTCTATTTGAAATAGTTTTCAATAATGTCTTCTGTCTGTCTCATTTTGTTGCCATTCGTTCAAAACAAATATACATTTGcaaactctttcaaaaatttaaattaactcaagaaagaaaaataatactcaTAATTTGCcacatttcattcatttttattccattaaaTGATATAGTACAAAAAAGAAcagataaattaaattaattattctatcacaatctattaaaaatatattacgttgatattaataaaaaacaGATAAATCCATTTTGACTTCTAAAAATCACAAAAAGTATTGCTTTTGATACGTTGAAATACCGTAGTAGGATCAAATATGCTGCATTAATTTTTGTAGAAACTTTGCATGGCTCCAATAGTAtcagtttaattatttttgaattgatgTGACATAATTCCAGAAATTTTACTCCGAACTTGCATTGCTTCTTGAAGTGGCATACTGTACAGTATTGGAGCAAAAGAGCTGAGAAAAGTGCCATGACCATACTGATCGCggttttcattttctttcttcatCTCAAAAGATTTAGTCACCTTTTGGATGTTTATATCAGTTTTCTCAGTAGAAATCATCAAatcctcttttttcttttcaatatttattctactATAGAATTGTTTTGAATGACTTAGCACGTTTTTTCGTGTAATTACTAATGCTTTACGAGCTACTATTGGCTTAGCAGGTTTCAGTGTAGGTAGGAGACTTGATTCATTATTCACATCTACAGCATTTCGAAATGATGGTGTGGATGGTGGATTTGAATCATTCAAATTCTCACAAATTGAAAATGCATTCTTGGAGGGCATTGATAAAACATTCGACCCATTTATAAATTCACTATCAACTACATTTTTAGTCATTGTGGAAGTTTCTAATGAATGTTTTGAATCATCTTTAGGTGACGGTACTAAAACATTATTTGTTCCACATGTATTCGGTACTGCAACATCTTCAATTGTGTCAACGGCTTCAATAGTGTCTGATGACTCAATCTCTTGTTGGGGGGTTGGATGTTTTATAAACGGCAAAAgaaacatcatctgttcaaaTGTGGGTGATGAATTATCGTTTTCTTCTAATGATGGCTTCTTGCGTTTTGACTGATCTGAAGACATTAGCTGCAATTTGTAATCCTTTACAAATGCATTTTTCATCTCGTTCCACTTCATTAACATATCTTCAACtgcaaaaaaataattgatgtaACTTAGATTAAGAGAACTAGCTTCTACTTGATAAATACTACtggaaaatcaatattaaattctctgatacattcaataaaaaaatatatatttatgataaaaattataatataagatGATCAGTGTTGAAATCGGCAATATGATTTTTAGCAACAAAGTAAGGTTTTATCTAcagcaataaaaaaaaataccaaaacaaaactataatttattataaataatgaaatataactATTGGATTCCACTATTTGTACCGTACGGTATCGTTAATAgtgtataatatattgtaaatgGTGTAGGCGTAATTAACTTGGAAAACGTTGATTATGTTGAAATGCCTACGTGAAATGAAAGCATTCAGCATGATTATAATATAGTCCTATACTTGTAAAATTCAACTACATATTTaagtttcaataaaatatgatttgttatatttttccaatagcTGAACCAATAATCAGTTTTTATACCATTTTCCTAAAGCAAATTCATTGAAACTCGtcgattttattttttaacatttttccCAAACTGGATAACTGAGAAAATCTCTTTCTTTACGCATACAGCATTCATTTGAAATTGCAGATTgcataatgaattttatttaaacaatgttttgaattataaaaaaaacatcaaCTTAACCTCAAATCACTCAactgaattattattagtatttcaACGACaggattattataataaatgtattattttccaAGTAGCTCCACTTAAAACCGTTTTGTATGGCATTCTAATAAAAAAGATTCAAtgctattataataaataattattactcacCTCTTTCgaatttttcatcatcattgaCAGCTTCCCAATCATTGAAAAGAGTGTTTCCAATTGCATACCAACATTGAgctttcaaatcattatttgaGTAATCTTGATGCTCAGTATCATAAATAATAGGATGCGCTTTGATTTGTGAGATTAAAGTTTCAATATCAAACATTTTGAGCAATAACAAAATACAGAAAGACGCGGTTATTCAAATCGACGAATCCCGATGAACGCTATGAATGACTGCTTCCGTAACAGATACAATGCTTCATTGTTGAAAATTGTTTATCaattcttatttgaaaaaaattgaattttataccaacttattagaaaaataaaatggtaATATTTTATGAggattcacaaaataattattacaaacttgaTAATTATCTTAATTCAATAATGTAGCTACTACCACGGTATTTAGAAAATATATACGGTACCTTTTTCTATATACCGTGGCTACTACAATATACACCATGTCCCACAAAGAGGTATACacatttaattttatatttcattccaTCCCATTCATGCATcaaactttttttaaattttacccagtttacaaagtaggttctaaacATATTATTTTGCGAAAATTTCAACTTCCTAACCTtcatagaaacaaaatggcggcatattgaaaattttaataaattggtaaaattttcatTATGTCGCCATTTTATTTCTACGCAGGTTAGGaagttgaaattttcccaggATATTTTCAAAACCTACTTTCTAAACTGcgttaaattcaaaattatttaatttcttatcccagaaattgaaaatgttaatgAATTGGTAACATTTTCAATAGGCCgcccgccattttgtttctacgaaggttaggaagctgaaatttttccagaatattttaaGAGCCTACTTTGTGAACTGTGTAAAATTTTAAAGAGTTTGTTGCTTGAATGGGCACgttatataaaattaaacgtgtaaacctcttcgtgggacggtgtataattattatatagtgCAACATTATACAGTATTTTG from Nilaparvata lugens isolate BPH chromosome 11, ASM1435652v1, whole genome shotgun sequence harbors:
- the LOC120353578 gene encoding uncharacterized protein LOC120353578 codes for the protein MFDIETLISQIKAHPIIYDTEHQDYSNNDLKAQCWYAIGNTLFNDWEAVNDDEKFERVEDMLMKWNEMKNAFVKDYKLQLMSSDQSKRKKPSLEENDNSSPTFEQMMFLLPFIKHPTPQQEIESSDTIEAVDTIEDVAVPNTCGTNNVLVPSPKDDSKHSLETSTMTKNVVDSEFINGSNVLSMPSKNAFSICENLNDSNPPSTPSFRNAVDVNNESSLLPTLKPAKPIVARKALVITRKNVLSHSKQFYSRINIEKKKEDLMISTEKTDINIQKVTKSFEMKKENENRDQYGHGTFLSSFAPILYSMPLQEAMQVRSKISGIMSHQFKNN